A part of Paenibacillus sp. IHBB 10380 genomic DNA contains:
- a CDS encoding YlbG family protein, translating into MFAERTGYIIWVNDLKAARNLEKYGTVHYISKRMHYVVMYVNADRAEEISKNIRRLSYVRKIERSYRNEIQTEYSSDIPDKTSYYGL; encoded by the coding sequence ATGTTCGCGGAACGTACTGGTTACATCATATGGGTGAACGATTTGAAGGCAGCACGGAATCTGGAGAAATACGGAACCGTTCATTATATATCCAAAAGAATGCATTATGTGGTGATGTACGTGAATGCTGATAGAGCAGAGGAAATTTCCAAAAATATACGTAGGCTTTCTTATGTTCGCAAGATTGAACGCTCTTATCGCAATGAAATTCAGACTGAATATAGCAGTGATATTCCAGATAAAACAAGCTATTATGGTCTCTAG